Part of the uncultured Anaeromusa sp. genome is shown below.
AATGAAAATTTCGCAATATATACATGAATTGATCAAAAACAAGGAAAAAGTTGTAAAGAAATTGCAATAACATGTTAACAATTTATTAACAAAAGCATAACAAGATACGCCTTGTGAGTTTGTATACTGAGAGCGGAGAGAATGCAACAGCCTTAGCGAGGTGAAACCATGTTGATATTAAAAAACATTCACAAGCAGTTTGACGGGAAAGTGGTATTGGATGGTATTGATCTGGAGATTCAAAACGGTGAAATTGTTTCCATGTTAGGGCCGAGCGGCAGCGGCAAGACAACATTATTGAACATTATTTTGGGACTGACAGCAGTGGATGCAGGGGAGGTCTTTTTTGGCGGTGTTGATATTACGCAAGTACCGATGAAAAAAAGAGGATTTAATATCGTATTTCAAGATTATGCGTTGTTTCCTAATCTGGATGCCTATCATAATGTTGTATATGGCCTGAAAAACAAACCGGATATGGCTACTGCAGAAGAAATTGAGGAGTTGATCGATTATCTTGAGCTGCGTCCGCATCTGGAAAAACGGATTCATCAATTGTCAGGCGGACAAAAGCAGCGTGTGGCTTTGGCTAGAACGCTGGTTACAAAGCCTAAAATGCTTTTGCTTGATGAGCCGTTAAGCGCCCTGGATGGAGTTATCAAAGAAACGATTAAAGAACGCATTGTGGCTATTACAAAAAAATATAAATTGACGACAATTATCGTTACGCACGATCCGGAAGAAGCGCTGACTATGTCGGATAAAGTCTTGATTATTGATCAGGGGAAGGTTTCGCAGTATGGCACGCCGCAACAGGTAGTTCACGAGCCGGAGAATAACTTTGTAGAAGAGTTTATTCTGCGCCAATTAAGAATTAAACGAGATAATATTTTCCGCTTGTTTAGGGAATGTCATGCGTAAAGGACAAGGAGAGCATTGGTGGATCTTTTGTGGTGTTGTTTTGTTTTTTGTCGTGTTTTTAATGGCGCCGTTAAGCGTGCTGCTGATGAATTCATTACAAACAACTCAGGGGCTTGGCTTTAGCAACTATGCAGTGGTGCTGCAAGAGCGCAGCATTTTGTTTTCTATTCGGAATAGTATCGTTGTGTCCGCGTTGGCTGCTGCCATAACAACCGTGTTGGCTTTTGTTTTATCATACGCCGTGAATTGCACCAATATCCATCGCGGTTTAAAAGGATTGATTAGAACAGGTATTGTTTTGCCGATGCTTCTGCCTACGATTACATATGGCTTTGCGATCATGTATTCTTTCGGTAAGCAGGGCTTGTTAACACGGTTGGCAGGGGGCGAGCTGTTTTCCATTTACGGAATTTGGGGACTGCTGCTGGGGTATGTTATCTATACATTGCCGCCCGCCTTTTTGCTGCTGAATAATGCTTTTGGCTATATCGATAAGAAGTTTATTATTGTTTCTGAACTGATGGGAGATAGTTTTTGGCGCGGTTTTTGCAATACCATTGTGCAGCCGTTGCTAGGGGCATTGGGCGGAGTCTATGTGGTTTCGTTTATTTTGAGCTTTACGGATTTTGGCATACCGGCTTCCTTAGGAGGCGCCTTCAATGTAATTGCTACTGATTTGTATCAGGTCATGCTGGGAGCTGTTCCTAATTTTGCAGGCGGAGCGGTGATTGCCATGCTGATGTTGTTGCCAGCAGTAGCGGGCGTACTGGTGCTTAGCTATCTGGAAAAGTTCAACTTTCACTATGAAACTCTTACAGACAGAGAATTGCCGAGTAATATGCTGCGTGACGCCTGCTTCGCCTCGTTTTCTTTATTGACGGTAGTGGCGGTCTTATCGGTTTTTGTAGTGATGTTTGTGGCTCCGCTGGTGAAAAATTTTCCATATGATATGAGTTTTAGTCTGCAGTTTTTGCAAAGCGCTCTTTTAGGGCAGTCTCTGCTGCAGGTGTATGAAAACTCACTGCTTGTGGCGGTAGCGTCTGCTGTTGCAGGAACGATTGGAGCGTATGGGGCGGCCCTTATAAATGTGCGAACCGCCATGAATAAAAAAGCCAAAATGAGTCTGGACTTGATTGCGTTGGCGACCAATACGGTGCCAGGCATGGTGTTGGGCTTAGCCTATTTATTGCTTTTTAATGATAGTGTTATAAAGGGAACCTTTTTTATTATCATCGCCTGTAATATAGTCCATTTTTTTGCGACCCCTTATTTAATGGCCAAGAATTCTTTGGGGAAATTGAATTCTGGATGGGAAATAACAGGAGAATTAATGGGGGATACTTGGCTGAAAACCGTGCTGAGGGTTATT
Proteins encoded:
- a CDS encoding ABC transporter ATP-binding protein; the encoded protein is MLILKNIHKQFDGKVVLDGIDLEIQNGEIVSMLGPSGSGKTTLLNIILGLTAVDAGEVFFGGVDITQVPMKKRGFNIVFQDYALFPNLDAYHNVVYGLKNKPDMATAEEIEELIDYLELRPHLEKRIHQLSGGQKQRVALARTLVTKPKMLLLDEPLSALDGVIKETIKERIVAITKKYKLTTIIVTHDPEEALTMSDKVLIIDQGKVSQYGTPQQVVHEPENNFVEEFILRQLRIKRDNIFRLFRECHA
- a CDS encoding ABC transporter permease subunit, coding for MRKGQGEHWWIFCGVVLFFVVFLMAPLSVLLMNSLQTTQGLGFSNYAVVLQERSILFSIRNSIVVSALAAAITTVLAFVLSYAVNCTNIHRGLKGLIRTGIVLPMLLPTITYGFAIMYSFGKQGLLTRLAGGELFSIYGIWGLLLGYVIYTLPPAFLLLNNAFGYIDKKFIIVSELMGDSFWRGFCNTIVQPLLGALGGVYVVSFILSFTDFGIPASLGGAFNVIATDLYQVMLGAVPNFAGGAVIAMLMLLPAVAGVLVLSYLEKFNFHYETLTDRELPSNMLRDACFASFSLLTVVAVLSVFVVMFVAPLVKNFPYDMSFSLQFLQSALLGQSLLQVYENSLLVAVASAVAGTIGAYGAALINVRTAMNKKAKMSLDLIALATNTVPGMVLGLAYLLLFNDSVIKGTFFIIIACNIVHFFATPYLMAKNSLGKLNSGWEITGELMGDTWLKTVLRVIVPNSGTTIVEMFSYYFINAMVTISAIIFLVAARTSVVTSKIKELQHYANFNEIFILSILIFITNMLVKIGCDYAHKKMSSL